The genomic segment TCGCGGTTGGGTTCGCCGAAAAGACGGACGATGGCGAGACCTTCAATTCGTGCGTCTACTTCCACGCCAAGAGCGGCTCGATTCTGTCCAAGTATCGCAAAATTCACCTCCCTGGCGACTTTGAGCCGTTCGCAGATCCCAATGCCACCAACCAGTTGGAGAAGAGGTACTTCAAGCCCGGCGACCTCGGCTTCAACGCCTTCCGCGTACCAGACCTCGTTCCGTCGTCACCGGAACAACGGGGAGACCCCATCTTCGGCATGATGATCTGTAACGACAGGCGGTGGGCCGAGAGCTGGCGCGTCTTGGGCCTGCAGGGCGTCGAAGTCGTTTTCTGCGGCTACAACACGGCGGGCTTCGCGCCTCATCTCTGGGGTTCCAGCGCCGACATGGACCCGGACGAAGCGCGCAGCAAGGCCCTATTCCATCACAAGCTGGTCATGCAGGCGCACAGCTACACGAACGCGTGCTTCAGCATCAGCGCGGCCAGATGCGGGCTGGACGACGGGAAGTACGACCTCATTGGGGGGAGCTGCATTACCGGGCCTGAAGGCGAGCTCATCGCCGAAGCATCCAcgatcgaagacgaggtggTGTACGCCGAGATCAACCTTGACGCGTGTCGACCGGGCAAGGAGCGCACCTTTGACTTTGCCAGGCATCGGCGGGTAGAGCACTACAGCTGTATCACGGAGCAGACCGGCGTCGTAGAACCTCCCAAACTGGGTCCTCAAGGACGAACACTGGTGAATGGCGTTCACGGGAAGAAGGACAAAAAGATtcgcgtcctcctcgtcaacccGAACAGCACGCGCGCCATGACCGACGCATGCGTCGCCATGGTTGAGAGCCAACTACCCTCGGACGTGATCGTCACTGGATTTACCGCACCCAGGCCTTCTCCGTCGGCCATCGAGGGCAGTTTCGACAATGTCATGTCCgcagcggccgccgcgcgggCAGTCCTCCCTCTCGCAGCGACCCACGACGCGGTCCTCGTGGCGTGCTACTCCGACCACGCCCTCATCCGCATGCTCCGCGAGGAACTGCCGCGCCAGcccgtcatcggcatcatggAGGCTTCGCTCTTCGCTGCGCGGACACTCGGGGGCCGCTTCGGTCTCATCGCTGTGAGCGAGCGGTCCAGGGTGCTGCACGAGGACAGCATCCACCACTACGGCTTCTCGACGTCCTGCGCCGGCGTGCTCTCGTGCGGGCTGGGCGTGCTGGATCTCCACGAGAAGAGCCAGGACGAGGTGATGGGCATCATGGCCAACGTCGGCAAGCGGTtggtggaggagaagggcgccgacgtgctgctgctaggatGTGCGGGCATGACGCCTCTGAAGCCggccgtcgaagccgccgttGGAGATGATGTGCAGGTTGTCGATGGCGTGTTGGCCGGGGTACATCATCTCGTGGGTTTGGTGCGGATGGGCGGCGCCACGGCGAAAAGGGGCGTATACAAGAGCTCCGCTGCAGGGCGCAAAGCAAGGGGCCAGGACTGGATTTGAGGATATTGTGGTCCTTTGATAGTTAATAAAGCGTGATGAACAAGACCACTGATTGCATTACGCGGGTATAGATCCTTCGGTCTGCGTGCTGTTGATTGCAGGGTTGTTTGTCCCTCGCCCAATCGGCCAATTCTCCGTTATCATACAGCCCCCCCGGACAACTAACTGCAGCTCAACCGCGTCTGTTTGTGGGGGGGCGCGGGGAAAGTTCATGTCGAAAGCAACAAACATGATAACCGGCCTTCTTGGAATCTTACTCAAGGTCTAAGGGTTGATGATAATAATGATGTTTTGAAGGCTGGACATGATGGAGATCGCCACACAATCCCGGACCACGTCGTGCAACAATAGGAATCGGCATCCCTGCGACTTCTGCCGCTACAAACGCGCAGCCTGTCTGCTCTGCGGCCCCCCGCCGTGTGAGCTATGCAAGAGGCAGGGAAAAGACTGCACCTTTGTCGAGGGCCCGAACAagaggagacggacggcgGGGCGCTACCGGAGTCCCTcgggcgatgccgatgaggCTCTGTATCAGCACAAACAGGCGGCAGCTTCGGATGTCAActcaacatcgccatcttcGGACATGGAGTCTCCGGTTGAGCAGGTCATCTATGCTCGAGTGGGAGAGGACTCGGTGAGCCCGGCACAAGTCATCACGCAATCTTCTCCCCCAGCTGCTGAAGAGCATCACAAAGACGGCCATGTCCTCTCTCCGTCGTCACTGGATGCAAAGCCCGGCCACAACGCCCAAGTCATTGGCCTCAGCGGCGAGTCTGACCCATACCTGCTCAACTTGTATCAATTCGACGACAAGGATGAATGCAGGTTTCCACAGCTTCGAATCCGAAACATGGGTATGGACGACGGGGTACCGGTCCACTTCATGGTCCAGAGCAACTCGTTGGCGAGCAACGCAAAGCCTGGCGACCTCGGCATGAGCGAGGCTGACATCAGGGCTGAGATCACGGGTATGGTTTCTGATGATGTTGGAAAGAGACTCATAAACCTGTAAGACAACCCCCCAGTTCACGTTTTTAAACCTCAAATTGAACAGCCACCAGGTTCTGGCGTTACGTCCAGCCATATTTCCCTGTGGTGTCTGTGGAATTCACACTTGGCGAGATTCACAGCGAACCATCAGCGTTTCCAGCCTCTCTGCTGGCAGCGATCTACGGACATACGCTGCCATTCTGGGTCTTTGACGATAAGCTCTGTGCAGATGTCTATACTCCACCCTCAGCAGACCGACTCTTCGAGCTCGCATGGATGGCCGCTCTCTCCCAGTTCCATACCCCTTCCCTTGCCACCGTCCAGACCATGTTGCTGATGATCCAACGACGCCCAACCAACCGACATGTGGCAGACACGCCGTTCAAATGGGTCATGCTGGCCGACACCGTAGCGCTCGCACAATGTCTCGGTCTCAACCTGGACCCGGCCGACTGGTCAATCCCCCCTTGGGAGAAGCGCCTGCGTCGGCGTCTGGCCTGGGCCGTCTACGTCCAAGACCGATGGCTGAGCTTGAATTTCGGCAGGAGTTCGCACATCCAAGAATGCGACTGGGACGTCTCGCCGCTTACTACAAGTGATTTTGGCGAGCTGTCTGGACTGGAAGAAGAGCCTGCCGTATCACATCATTTCCTCCACCTGGCATCGCTCACCCAAATCGTGTCCAGCATCCATCAAAACATGTTGTAagtccctcctccccccctgtgATATCATGAAAACCATACAACGAGATGGAGTTGACTGAGTGTCCGGCAGCTCTATAAAAGCAACGAGGACACTTTCGAAATCCTTGGAAGCAAGTTTCGAAGTCGCCAGGCCGTTGCGGATCGAGCTGGCGGAGTGGCTGCAAAGCCACCCGGACGTAGGTGGTCAGCCCAGCGCAGCGACACCGTTCCACGGACTCGACGGCAACGGAAGCCTGAGACTGGCCTACATCACGGCCAAAGTCGCCGTCTTCAAGGCGCTCCTGCGACCGAAGAGCACAGAGGCCCCTGTCGAAGCCCGCGCAGCGTTGCGGACGGGCGCCATGGCCGTCGCTCGCGAGATGTACGACTTCCTGTCCAAATTGGGCGCCCATCATCTGGAGGCCTTTTGGCATTCTTGTACGACGCCTTCGTTCTGAATTACTAGATACATACGGGTTCCACGTTAACTGACAAAACACAGATTCCCGTGTCAACTTTGCGATTGCTAGCAACTTCATCGTCTTGTTGTTCGCCCTCTCTTCGACGCCGGCAGATGCCGAGGATTCGCTGAATCTCCTCACGCAGTGGCGGAGTCTGTTGCGCATAAAGTCGAGGAGCTGTGATCTCCTCAACCTGAGTCTGCTTCGCTTAGACGCCGTCTTTGTGGCTGGGCTGGGAAAGCTCATCGATCTCacgcccgcggcggcagaggcGGCTTCAAGTCGGAATTTGTAGCAATGGGATGTTGATCCAATGGAAGACCAACCCTCTTTGTTTTCAACGGGTTGATGGTGTGTTCTGACAACTTTTAGCGCTAGCCGCGACGGTATTTCTGGCAGTGAATATGAATGGCAGGACGGCTGGCTATGGATGATAGTGACGGATGTAATGCTGTCAGACAATGGTAGCAAACAATAGCAACAGACAACAGCAACGGGCGATAGTGACAGAACAGAATCATGATACCTTTGACGAGAACCTCAAACTAGTTTACCCTCTTGACGCCAGCTATCCAGCCACCCACGCACCATTGCAACATCAACATGTCGGCCTGAGTCTGCTCTGGTCTTGAACGTCACCCCTTCGCCGTTtccgccgccctcggccatggcTTGGAAAAATCCCAATAGCTTCATTGCTGGCGTCTGATTAGCCCCTGTGCTGCCATTCGACTTGGCCTCCAACCGAGCCACCCATTCCCTCATGGCAAGTCGCTCAAACTGCCTTCCAGAAGCTTCCTCAAGAGTTTCGAGCAGCTCATCCCATGAAATGGTATCCGGGTTTGTGAGGTTCGTCACCGTGTAAGAGGCCTCCCTCGAAGTGAGCACGGCCTCTTGAATGGCCTCTGCACACACATCGACCGGAAGCCAGTCCACCTCTGTCTTCAACACCGGCATAGCCGACAGAAAGTCCAAGCCGGTCATCATCATGATCGGCCACATTTCTGTGTGGTTCCACGTCCCCAATCTGGTGTGGCCGCAGAGCTGGCCGACTCGGAGGACACGCACGGGCACGTTGTGCGAGGAAGCGTAGTGTTGCGTCAGCTGCTCAACGATGAACTTGGACTGCGCGTATCCAGTCGCCAGAGCGTTTGCGGGATCCGGACCGAGGGGCAGTTCCGGGACTACGGTTCCGGCCGGACTTCCCATCGCGGCGGCCACGCTGCTCATGAACGACAACGTCTTTTTCTTGCCTTTGAGACAAAAGGACATCAGGCTCATTGTGCCTGAAGAATGGTCAGTCTATCTATGCCTTTTGTTGTACGGTGACATGGGAAAACGTACCTCGAAGACAGTCAGCCTCGAACTGCTGGACTGGCTGGTTGAAGTCCAGTTTCCACGCGTTGTGCATCACGACTgtgacctcgtccgccagcTTTTGGTACGTCTGCTGGTCCACACCTAGCCTTTCGTCCGTCATGTCGTAGCCTATCCCGCGAATCTTGTCGCTCTGGTAGATTTCCTCGGGATATCCCCTGGCCCTGAGTGACTCTACAACTCGAGCTTGGGGATCGGTCCCACGGACGGCGCAGTAGACTGCCTTCACAGATGAGAGCTGAACCAGGACCTCCAGAAGCGCATTGCCCAGTGAACCGCTTGCCCCCGTCAGGTAGACAACTTCACCGTCATTGCATTCAGCTGTTGAGCCTGTCGATTGGGCCCAGTGGTCTACTTCGCTGTTCAGGCGTTGGATGGTTGACTTGATCCACTCGTGTCGCTCTTTGTTAATCATGCCGTTGGCGCTGAAGGTGGCATCACCGGAGCGACGGAGAAAGTTGAAAAGTCCTTCTGCTGTTGGGTACTCAAAGACAAACATCAAAGGGAAGTTGCCAAACGACCTGACCAGCTTCGAGCGGATCTCGACAGCTTTGAGAGAGTCAAGCCCGAGTTCGTACCAGTTGCGATCAGGCTTGACCTCTTCGACCATGACGCCGAAGGTATCTGCGACTACTTCCTGGACTGTCTGCATGGTCGAGGATCCCCCTTCGTCTATCGGTCCGTCGGTGAGACAAGGGACAGTCTCCGACTTGCCCAAGAAGCGGTCGTACAAGTCCTCGACCCGATGGCCAAAGAGTCCCCAGGCAATGTTGCGCCGGACGTTCCCTTTCGGCGTGACTGGCAGAGTCTCACCCCTTTCGAGGATGAGCATCAACTGCCGAGGAATCCTGGAATACATCGGCGACTTCTCGTTGACGCAGCTGACCGAACTCCAAACGGCTTCCTCGAGGTTTTTTCCCAGTCGTTGGCTGTCTACCCTGTCCCAGTCAACTTCGACAACGACAGAGGGACAGGGCTTCCCAGTCCCAAAGACAgccgtcttcttcaccaCGCTCGTCTTGTCCTCCTCAAGGGCCATGGCGAGTGCCGCAGCATGACTCTTCTCTCCGTTCGAATGGACCAGAATATCATCCCGGCGACCCTGGAGCACAAAGTACCCGCTCGCCGGGGGCTCCTCAAGAAACAGATCGCCAGTGCGGTACGGGTTGggcgcgtcgtcgtcgagccagAGCTCCGCTGCCAGAGGGAAGCCTTTGTACACGACGCACTCGAACAGACCCTCTCCAACGGGTTCCATCCGCACGAACGGTGACTCCGGATATAGGTTGCGAAAGCGATAGACGTCCGGGTTTTCCCTTGTGTGCGGAATCGTTCTGAACGGCGGGCCGGTTTCGGTCGTTCCGTACGTGGTCTTGATGTTCACGCCGAGAGACTGGAGCTTGGACAAAGTAGTTGGCAAGAGTGGCGCTCCGCCGGGTTGAAGAACCTTCAGCCTGGTAAAGGGGGTGAAGTCTTTTGTCGTCAGGGAGATGTATTCCACCAAGTCTTCAATCACCGAAGGCGCACAGTGAAGGCAGTCGGCAGGATATCCCAAGGAATCCAGAGTTTTCCATGCCGAGAGAATGGCACTCGGAGCTGGAGGCCACTTCTCAGGGGGCAGAGTGGTTGGCAGCCCGTTTGGTATGCCGGAGAGGGCGATGGATAGGCCAGCAATATGAAATCTGCGGTACTTGTGTGAGTGTTTTGCTTCATCATTCGGAACCACTAGCACACTCACAGGGGAAAACAGAGGTACCAGTTTTCGATGAAGTACTCCGGCATGAGTCTATACATACGTCCGATTTGGCACAAACTCCGGTTGGTGTGTATGATGGGCTTGGGTACGCCAGTCGACCCCGAGGAATGGATGATCATGGAGTGTAAGTTCCACTCATCGTTCGTCTCATAGGCTACCAGAGTCTTTCCGTCAATGCCGCTGCGTCTCTGCAGCTCGTTCAGACCAACAAGCTGGGTTACTGGCAGTTCAcatccgtcgtcgtctccgcGAAGTGACGCCTCGTTAGCTTCGTCTACAATAATCGCCACAGCATTGCACACTTTAAGCAGGTGATTCCTGGTTTCGGTCGAGTTCTTGTTACTGAGAAGCAGCGTCCGCACACGGAGGCGATTGAGAGCGATTTGGGTGATCAAGTAGGCGATCGAACTGCCGGTTCCCAGCAATGCAAACGTAGGCTGCTTGCCAATATCATTGGCGATGTCCAGTTGTCTCTGGAACTGCTCGCGATAGTATTCTGAGGCTTTGCAACTCAGCTGGTGCACTTGGGCCCAGTCCAGAATATCGAATGAGTTGCCAACAGGATATATGAATGCGGGCTGCGACGGCTGAGTGGCGGCATTGTGCTCTACCAGCGCGGCGACACTCGTCAGTTTTGGATTTGAGAATCTAAATTGAACGACAGTCAGCATCCAACTCCTTGGTGATTCGGGATCAATTCGTACTTTGTGCTATGCGGCTCTCCGTGCATGTACCAGAGTTCTCTCAACCTCTTGTCCGCACTTGATGAAGGAAAGACCATCGGGTCCAGTATTGTGGATGCCAAGGACGGCTTCAAGTCAAGCGTCGCGATGGGTGCCATGCTGAGACAAGAAAATAGACCTGAAAGTTGAAGGGTAAGTTCGTTGGTATTCCCCGACAGATCTGCTAGTTTCACCGATATATCATGGATCATGGATACAGACCTTTTCCCTACTCCAATCATTACTTTCCAGGTCTTGAAATTCCGTCCCGGTGGCTTGAGAACACTATCGATAATCTAGAGACTCTCGCCACCGGGGCTTTCCACGGATAAGAACAGACTGTGCCCTATCCGGAGTTCTGTGTCTGTCGGATAGGACAGCCAGATAGGCCAATGGAATGGCTATACCCGGACTAGTACTCTGATAGCGCACCAACGCCTATCAACGCTATCTTCAAAGAACCGACAAGGGGGTGAGGAGCGGGCTGGGCGTGATAGCCGGATCACTCCTGATAAGCGGTGCCGCGGAGACAAAGTAAGACACCAGGAGTAATCCGGACACAAGAATTCCTGAAAAGAAAACTCAAAACAACTTGTCGTTAAGGTTTGGAATCGAATTAGAAAATCAAAAAGAGGAATCCTCTGCGTCGAGACACTCCAGCCGTGTTCAGCACCACACCGGCCTGACGCTCCTCATTCCATCATCAACACACTGGACGGGAAAACACAAATCGAAATCATGGGTCTCCGGAAGCGCTTGGTTCTCCGCTCCGAGAGCGAGGCGCTCGGGACCGAAGGCGGCCGGCTATCCAATAAGGACATGGACCCGATCCCGCTGGGCTCGCCGGAGCGCACCTGGGGCTGGCCGAGCTTGCTCGGGTTCTGGATCGCTGAAGCCTTTTCCATTTCCATGTATCAAGGTGCGTACAGTCGTCGTTATTTGCATCCATCTTCGGCTAGAAGGGGACACTGAGTCACTGACTGGCTCTTTGCGAAAcagtctcgtcgacgtcggtaTCGAAAGGCCTTAACCCGGGattcgccatcctcgccgtcttcatcggccACGTCTTGGTCTGCGTCCCGGCCATGCTCGACGGATACGTCGGGTGCTATCTCGGCATCAACTTCCCGGTTCTGACACGAGCGTCGTTCGGCATCCGCGGTTCGTACGCGGCGGTGTTTGTTAGAGGTGTCGTCGCTTGCATCTGGTTCGGCACGCAGTCGTTCCAGGGCGGCCAGTGCCTGCAAGTCATGATCGCGGCCATCTGGCCCTCGTTCGACAACTTTCCAAACCACCTCCCGGCGAGCGCACACGTCACCAGTGCCGAGCTGttgtgcttcttcttgttcatCATTGTCCAGCTGCCACTGCTTTGGCTGCATGTCAGCAGTTTGAGGTACATGTTCATGGTCAAGACTGTCATCATGCCCATATTTGGTCTGACGTTGTTCATCTGGGCTCTTGTTGCCGGTGAGTCTCCCTTCTCTTGATCTCAAGACCCCCCAGCCCAGTAGCACGCTTCCAACACCTCCTAGCCAAGGGCTTCGGGCCAACCTTCTCGAAACCTACCGTCATCAAGGACGGCacgcccgccgtcgtcgtcttcttccaatGTATCACGA from the Colletotrichum destructivum chromosome 10, complete sequence genome contains:
- a CDS encoding Putative carbon-nitrogen hydrolase, asp/Glu/hydantoin racemase, which codes for MASRTLKVAAAQMGATNYTDARSKTLDRMLALLDDAAAKGAQLVLFPETAFTTFFPRHLINDPVELDSFFEHGDIVTQPQTKPLFDKATERGTDIAVGFAEKTDDGETFNSCVYFHAKSGSILSKYRKIHLPGDFEPFADPNATNQLEKRYFKPGDLGFNAFRVPDLVPSSPEQRGDPIFGMMICNDRRWAESWRVLGLQGVEVVFCGYNTAGFAPHLWGSSADMDPDEARSKALFHHKLVMQAHSYTNACFSISAARCGLDDGKYDLIGGSCITGPEGELIAEASTIEDEVVYAEINLDACRPGKERTFDFARHRRVEHYSCITEQTGVVEPPKLGPQGRTLVNGVHGKKDKKIRVLLVNPNSTRAMTDACVAMVESQLPSDVIVTGFTAPRPSPSAIEGSFDNVMSAAAAARAVLPLAATHDAVLVACYSDHALIRMLREELPRQPVIGIMEASLFAARTLGGRFGLIAVSERSRVLHEDSIHHYGFSTSCAGVLSCGLGVLDLHEKSQDEVMGIMANVGKRLVEEKGADVLLLGCAGMTPLKPAVEAAVGDDVQVVDGVLAGVHHLVGLVRMGGATAKRGVYKSSAAGRKARGQDWI
- a CDS encoding uncharacterized protein (Putative zn(2)Cys(6) fungal-type DNA-binding domain, transcription factor domain, fungi), producing MEIATQSRTTSCNNRNRHPCDFCRYKRAACLLCGPPPCELCKRQGKDCTFVEGPNKRRRTAGRYRSPSGDADEALYQHKQAAASDVNSTSPSSDMESPVEQVIYARVGEDSVSPAQVITQSSPPAAEEHHKDGHVLSPSSLDAKPGHNAQVIGLSGESDPYLLNLYQFDDKDECRFPQLRIRNMGMDDGVPVHFMVQSNSLASNAKPGDLGMSEADIRAEITGMVSDDVGKRLINLFWRYVQPYFPVVSVEFTLGEIHSEPSAFPASLLAAIYGHTLPFWVFDDKLCADVYTPPSADRLFELAWMAALSQFHTPSLATVQTMLLMIQRRPTNRHVADTPFKWVMLADTVALAQCLGLNLDPADWSIPPWEKRLRRRLAWAVYVQDRWLSLNFGRSSHIQECDWDVSPLTTSDFGELSGLEEEPAVSHHFLHLASLTQIVSSIHQNMFSIKATRTLSKSLEASFEVARPLRIELAEWLQSHPDVGGQPSAATPFHGLDGNGSLRLAYITAKVAVFKALLRPKSTEAPVEARAALRTGAMAVAREMYDFLSKLGAHHLEAFWHSYSRVNFAIASNFIVLLFALSSTPADAEDSLNLLTQWRSLLRIKSRSCDLLNLSLLRLDAVFVAGLGKLIDLTPAAAEAASSRNL
- a CDS encoding Putative AMP-dependent synthetase/ligase domain, phosphopantetheine binding ACP domain, AMP-binding, translated to MAPIATLDLKPSLASTILDPMVFPSSSADKRLRELWYMHGEPHSTKFSNPKLTSVAALVEHNAATQPSQPAFIYPVGNSFDILDWAQVHQLSCKASEYYREQFQRQLDIANDIGKQPTFALLGTGSSIAYLITQIALNRLRVRTLLLSNKNSTETRNHLLKVCNAVAIIVDEANEASLRGDDDGCELPVTQLVGLNELQRRSGIDGKTLVAYETNDEWNLHSMIIHSSGSTGVPKPIIHTNRSLCQIGRMYRLMPEYFIENWYLCFPLFHIAGLSIALSGIPNGLPTTLPPEKWPPAPSAILSAWKTLDSLGYPADCLHCAPSVIEDLVEYISLTTKDFTPFTRLKVLQPGGAPLLPTTLSKLQSLGVNIKTTYGTTETGPPFRTIPHTRENPDVYRFRNLYPESPFVRMEPVGEGLFECVVYKGFPLAAELWLDDDAPNPYRTGDLFLEEPPASGYFVLQGRRDDILVHSNGEKSHAAALAMALEEDKTSVVKKTAVFGTGKPCPSVVVEVDWDRVDSQRLGKNLEEAVWSSVSCVNEKSPMYSRIPRQLMLILERGETLPVTPKGNVRRNIAWGLFGHRVEDLYDRFLGKSETVPCLTDGPIDEGGSSTMQTVQEVVADTFGVMVEEVKPDRNWYELGLDSLKAVEIRSKLVRSFGNFPLMFVFEYPTAEGLFNFLRRSGDATFSANGMINKERHEWIKSTIQRLNSEVDHWAQSTGSTAECNDGEVVYLTGASGSLGNALLEVLVQLSSVKAVYCAVRGTDPQARVVESLRARGYPEEIYQSDKIRGIGYDMTDERLGVDQQTYQKLADEVTVVMHNAWKLDFNQPVQQFEADCLRGTMSLMSFCLKGKKKTLSFMSSVAAAMGSPAGTVVPELPLGPDPANALATGYAQSKFIVEQLTQHYASSHNVPVRVLRVGQLCGHTRLGTWNHTEMWPIMMMTGLDFLSAMPVLKTEVDWLPVDVCAEAIQEAVLTSREASYTVTNLTNPDTISWDELLETLEEASGRQFERLAMREWVARLEAKSNGSTGANQTPAMKLLGFFQAMAEGGGNGEGVTFKTRADSGRHVDVAMVRGWLDSWRQEGKLV